A region from the Clostridium beijerinckii genome encodes:
- a CDS encoding sigma-70 family RNA polymerase sigma factor has protein sequence MDYEYIESLVFKSKNGDTLSKEELTYEFRPLIISISRKTFLHGYDKFDIQNECYRTLFKCVGLYNLENHRFVAYATNAIKNNIKDLIKRSKTRSSAEGHEALCLSDNLEHSLTSDEDTLENSLCTKCDYEDLRFAISNLTDAEKELIKFVFFKHNTVRTYASKKNMCYSTANQRKKVALNKLSKYINKLKYA, from the coding sequence ATGGATTATGAATATATTGAAAGCCTAGTATTTAAATCTAAAAATGGTGATACATTATCTAAAGAAGAGCTAACCTACGAATTTCGCCCTTTAATAATTAGCATTTCAAGAAAAACTTTTCTTCATGGCTATGACAAGTTTGATATCCAAAATGAATGTTATAGAACACTTTTTAAATGTGTTGGTTTATATAACCTGGAGAATCATAGATTTGTTGCTTATGCTACAAATGCAATTAAGAATAACATTAAGGATTTAATTAAAAGATCTAAAACGCGAAGTTCTGCTGAAGGACATGAGGCACTTTGCCTTTCTGACAATTTGGAGCATAGCCTAACTTCAGATGAAGACACCTTAGAAAATTCACTTTGCACTAAATGTGATTATGAAGATTTAAGATTTGCTATTAGTAATTTAACAGATGCAGAAAAGGAACTTATTAAATTTGTATTTTTTAAACATAATACAGTTAGAACTTATGCATCGAAGAAAAACATGTGCTACTCCACTGCTAATCAAAGGAAAAAGGTTGCTTTAAACAAACTAAGTAAATATATAAATAAACTTAAATATGCATAA
- a CDS encoding DUF1540 domain-containing protein, whose amino-acid sequence MLVKCSWKTCRFYKEKMCKADVIELKSFDYEEDNEELEGLKCSAYKYDYFWMCEKGREVDSVNS is encoded by the coding sequence TTGTTAGTTAAATGTAGTTGGAAAACTTGTAGATTTTATAAGGAGAAAATGTGCAAAGCAGATGTTATAGAACTTAAAAGCTTTGATTATGAAGAAGATAATGAAGAATTAGAGGGCTTGAAATGTAGTGCTTATAAGTATGATTATTTTTGGATGTGTGAGAAAGGGCGGGAAGTTGATTCAGTTAACAGTTAA
- a CDS encoding PemI codes for MKRKITINKSDDRAINGRLTIPVKLLQEMGITERDRDVIINLDGNKLIIEKVEDDRRGLDRKISMDITQEEIECLLL; via the coding sequence ATGAAACGTAAGATCACAATTAACAAAAGTGATGATAGAGCTATAAATGGCAGATTAACTATTCCAGTAAAGTTATTACAAGAGATGGGAATAACTGAAAGGGATAGAGACGTTATTATTAATTTAGATGGTAATAAATTAATAATAGAAAAGGTAGAAGATGACAGGCGTGGTTTAGACAGAAAAATTAGCATGGATATTACACAAGAGGAAATAGAGTGTTTATTGTTGTAA
- a CDS encoding GNAT family N-acetyltransferase — MIEIKKGDKKFYVGDSEANPDAEITFVNMGENKIRIDHTNVSEKLKGQGVGNKLVKRVVDFAREENKKIIPLCTFAKAEFEKNKEYEDVLYK, encoded by the coding sequence ATGATTGAAATAAAAAAAGGGGATAAAAAATTTTATGTAGGAGATTCAGAGGCAAATCCAGATGCAGAGATAACATTTGTAAATATGGGTGAAAATAAAATAAGAATTGATCACACTAATGTGTCAGAAAAGTTAAAAGGACAGGGTGTAGGGAATAAGTTGGTAAAACGAGTTGTTGATTTTGCCAGAGAAGAAAATAAAAAGATAATACCACTTTGCACATTTGCTAAAGCTGAATTTGAGAAAAATAAAGAATATGAAGATGTATTATATAAATAA
- a CDS encoding UviB-like protein produces MFDELIKSATTQGIWVILSCVLIVYILKAQETRDLKQEERERNYQEIIKQLTDKLNTLDSINSTINEIKNKFN; encoded by the coding sequence ATGTTTGATGAATTAATAAAATCGGCTACAACTCAAGGGATTTGGGTGATATTAAGTTGTGTACTCATAGTATACATATTAAAAGCACAGGAAACTAGGGATTTAAAGCAAGAAGAAAGAGAAAGAAATTATCAAGAGATAATAAAGCAACTTACGGATAAATTAAATACTTTAGATTCAATAAATTCAACTATCAATGAAATAAAGAATAAATTTAATTAA
- a CDS encoding XRE family transcriptional regulator — protein MLGDKVKMLRNEVKITQQKLAEAIGVSQSTIGMIEGNNQGASNDTLIKLANALNTTVDFLLSDDIKEIDINNKINVTEIEADNIRRIERARKKMDPKNKEKMMEILRSAFDEYFDD, from the coding sequence ATGTTAGGTGATAAAGTAAAAATGCTCAGAAATGAAGTAAAAATCACACAACAGAAATTAGCTGAAGCTATTGGAGTAAGCCAATCTACCATAGGAATGATAGAAGGAAATAATCAAGGTGCTAGTAATGACACTTTAATAAAACTTGCCAATGCTCTAAACACTACTGTTGATTTTTTATTATCCGATGATATAAAAGAAATAGACATTAATAATAAAATCAATGTCACTGAAATAGAAGCTGATAATATAAGAAGAATCGAAAGAGCTAGAAAGAAAATGGATCCTAAAAACAAAGAAAAAATGATGGAAATTTTGAGATCTGCCTTTGATGAATACTTTGATGATTAG
- a CDS encoding AAA family ATPase, which translates to MSLFKCELCKDTGYIIKQQVNAQPLMTPCKCLENEKVKRLWRNSGINTDNLDKAFSNFEEWSNKSKEMKFKAIDYYKSFSNIRGERRNSILLCGNPGSGKTHIALALANNFLKKDIRVVYMSYRDVVTSLKQNMIDEEYYKKTLSKYQTCEILLLDDLYKGKVNETDVNIMFGVTCCYLKRIA; encoded by the coding sequence ATGAGCCTTTTTAAATGTGAATTATGCAAAGATACAGGATATATTATTAAACAACAAGTTAATGCACAACCATTAATGACACCATGTAAATGTTTAGAAAATGAGAAGGTAAAAAGATTATGGAGAAATAGTGGGATAAATACAGATAATTTAGATAAGGCATTTAGTAATTTTGAGGAATGGTCAAATAAATCTAAAGAAATGAAATTTAAAGCTATAGATTATTATAAAAGTTTCAGCAATATAAGAGGTGAGAGAAGAAATTCAATTTTACTTTGTGGTAATCCAGGTTCAGGCAAAACTCATATTGCTTTAGCCCTTGCAAATAATTTTTTAAAGAAAGATATAAGAGTTGTTTATATGTCTTATAGAGATGTGGTTACAAGCCTTAAACAAAACATGATTGATGAAGAATATTACAAAAAAACACTAAGCAAGTACCAAACCTGTGAAATTTTATTACTTGATGATTTGTACAAAGGGAAAGTTAATGAAACTGATGTCAACATAATGTTTGGTGTGACTTGTTGCTATTTGAAAAGAATAGCCTAA
- a CDS encoding XRE family transcriptional regulator, translating to MKLTPIKLRRLNAGFQSEEVIEALKISKSTFYKLEQGWTNPSPALIKRLADTYKCSTDEIFKDLKIKG from the coding sequence ATGAAATTAACACCAATAAAGCTAAGACGATTAAATGCAGGTTTTCAAAGTGAAGAGGTTATAGAAGCACTGAAGATAAGTAAAAGTACATTTTATAAATTAGAGCAAGGTTGGACAAATCCTTCACCTGCGTTAATAAAAAGACTTGCTGATACTTATAAATGTTCTACAGATGAAATATTTAAAGATTTAAAGATAAAAGGGTAA